In Agelaius phoeniceus isolate bAgePho1 chromosome 14, bAgePho1.hap1, whole genome shotgun sequence, a single genomic region encodes these proteins:
- the CCNB3 gene encoding G2/mitotic-specific cyclin-B3 isoform X4, protein MPLPRNAKMLTTKQSRAGKAGPAAENVDPEKEESCHAKRSSSSPQGGPKKRSAFGDITNARKNQVVAGKKESVKVAPPKAQKTHNTLGVAKNNEINLKKSMKKTPPTAPAEPKVDPVPEKPVSVQELKPPEQRQVPAVEDIDKEQLGDPYANAEYAKEIFEYMREREEKFMLPDYMEKQTDISGDMRAILVDWMVEVQENFELNHETLYLAVKLVDHYLVEVVSMREKLQLIGSTAILIASKFEERCPPCVDDFLYICDDAYKREELIAMEMSILSTLKFDINIPIPYRFLRRFAKCARATMETLTLARFLCEMTLQEYDYARESPSKLAASCLLLALTMKNLGGWTPTLEYYSGYSAQDLHPLVKRLNFLLTYQPRDKLNAVRSKYSHRVFFEVAKVTPMDMLKLEETLTSS, encoded by the exons ATGCCATTGCCACGCAATGCCAAGATGCTGACCACCAAGCAGTCCCGAGCAGGcaaggcaggtcctgctgcagAGAACGTCGATCCTGAGAAG GAGGAGAGCTGTCATGCTAAGCGGTCTTCATCCTCACCCCAGGGTGGGCCCAAGAAGAGATCAGCATTTGGAGACATCACCAAT GCTCGCAAGAACCAGGTGGTGGCAgggaagaaggagtcagtgaaggtTGCTCCACCCAAGGCGCAGAAGACACATAATACCTTAGGGGTGGCCAAGAACAACGAGATCAATCTAAAAAA GTCAATGAAGAAAACTCCCCcaacagctcctgcagagcccaaaGTGGATCCTGTGCCAGAGAAGCCAGTGTCTGTACAGGAACTGAAGCCCCCTGAGCAGAGG CAGGTGCCAGCAGTGGAGGACATTGACAAGGAGCAGCTGGGTGACCCCTACGCCAATGCAGAGTATGCCAAGGAGATCTTTGAATACATGCGGGAAAGAGAG GAAAAATTCATGCTTCCTGACTACATGGAGAAGCAGACAGACATCAGTGGGGACATGCGTGCTATCCTTGTGGACTGGATGGTGGAGGTGCAG GAGAACTTTGAGCTGAACCATGAGACACTGTACCTGGCTGTGAAGCTAGTAGACCACTACCTGGTGGAGGTGGTGAGCATGagagagaagctgcagctcATCGGCTCCACTGCCATCCTCATTGCCTCCAAATTTGAG GAGCGGTGCCCACCATGTGTGGATGACTTCCTCTATATCTGTGATGATGCCTACAAGCGGGAGGAGCTTATTGCTATGGAGATGAGCATCCTCAGCACCCTCAAGTTCGACATCAACATCCCCATCCCCTACCGCTTCCTGCGCCGCTTTGCCAAG TGTGCCCGTGCCACCATGGAGACACTGACGCTGGCCCGCTTCCTCTGTGAGATGACCCTGCAGGAGTACGACTATGCCCGTGAGAGCCCGTCgaagctggctgccagctgcctgctgctggcacttACCATGAAGAACCTTGGGGGCTGG ACCCCTACACTGGAGTACTACAGTGGGTACAGTGCCCAGGACCTGCACCCCCTGGTGAAGAGGCTGAATTTCCTGCTCACATACCAGCCCCGTGACAAGCTGAATGCTGTGCGCAGCAAGTACTCACATAG GGTCTTCTTTGAGGTTGCCAAAGTCACCCCCATGGACATGCTCAAGCTCGAGGAGACACTCACTAGCTCCTAG
- the CCNB3 gene encoding G2/mitotic-specific cyclin-B3 isoform X1, giving the protein MACSQRPRERMPLPRNAKMLTTKQSRAGKAGPAAENVDPEKEESCHAKRSSSSPQGGPKKRSAFGDITNARKNQVVAGKKESVKVAPPKAQKTHNTLGVAKNNEINLKKSMKKTPPTAPAEPKVDPVPEKPVSVQELKPPEQRQVPAVEDIDKEQLGDPYANAEYAKEIFEYMREREEKFMLPDYMEKQTDISGDMRAILVDWMVEVQENFELNHETLYLAVKLVDHYLVEVVSMREKLQLIGSTAILIASKFEERCPPCVDDFLYICDDAYKREELIAMEMSILSTLKFDINIPIPYRFLRRFAKCARATMETLTLARFLCEMTLQEYDYARESPSKLAASCLLLALTMKNLGGWTPTLEYYSGYSAQDLHPLVKRLNFLLTYQPRDKLNAVRSKYSHRVFFEVAKVTPMDMLKLEETLTSS; this is encoded by the exons ATGG CTTGCTCACAGAGACCAAGGGAAAGGATGCCATTGCCACGCAATGCCAAGATGCTGACCACCAAGCAGTCCCGAGCAGGcaaggcaggtcctgctgcagAGAACGTCGATCCTGAGAAG GAGGAGAGCTGTCATGCTAAGCGGTCTTCATCCTCACCCCAGGGTGGGCCCAAGAAGAGATCAGCATTTGGAGACATCACCAAT GCTCGCAAGAACCAGGTGGTGGCAgggaagaaggagtcagtgaaggtTGCTCCACCCAAGGCGCAGAAGACACATAATACCTTAGGGGTGGCCAAGAACAACGAGATCAATCTAAAAAA GTCAATGAAGAAAACTCCCCcaacagctcctgcagagcccaaaGTGGATCCTGTGCCAGAGAAGCCAGTGTCTGTACAGGAACTGAAGCCCCCTGAGCAGAGG CAGGTGCCAGCAGTGGAGGACATTGACAAGGAGCAGCTGGGTGACCCCTACGCCAATGCAGAGTATGCCAAGGAGATCTTTGAATACATGCGGGAAAGAGAG GAAAAATTCATGCTTCCTGACTACATGGAGAAGCAGACAGACATCAGTGGGGACATGCGTGCTATCCTTGTGGACTGGATGGTGGAGGTGCAG GAGAACTTTGAGCTGAACCATGAGACACTGTACCTGGCTGTGAAGCTAGTAGACCACTACCTGGTGGAGGTGGTGAGCATGagagagaagctgcagctcATCGGCTCCACTGCCATCCTCATTGCCTCCAAATTTGAG GAGCGGTGCCCACCATGTGTGGATGACTTCCTCTATATCTGTGATGATGCCTACAAGCGGGAGGAGCTTATTGCTATGGAGATGAGCATCCTCAGCACCCTCAAGTTCGACATCAACATCCCCATCCCCTACCGCTTCCTGCGCCGCTTTGCCAAG TGTGCCCGTGCCACCATGGAGACACTGACGCTGGCCCGCTTCCTCTGTGAGATGACCCTGCAGGAGTACGACTATGCCCGTGAGAGCCCGTCgaagctggctgccagctgcctgctgctggcacttACCATGAAGAACCTTGGGGGCTGG ACCCCTACACTGGAGTACTACAGTGGGTACAGTGCCCAGGACCTGCACCCCCTGGTGAAGAGGCTGAATTTCCTGCTCACATACCAGCCCCGTGACAAGCTGAATGCTGTGCGCAGCAAGTACTCACATAG GGTCTTCTTTGAGGTTGCCAAAGTCACCCCCATGGACATGCTCAAGCTCGAGGAGACACTCACTAGCTCCTAG
- the CCNB3 gene encoding G2/mitotic-specific cyclin-B3 isoform X3, producing MACSQRPRERMPLPRNAKMLTTKQSRAGKAGPAAENVDPEKEESCHAKRSSSSPQGGPKKRSAFGDITNARKNQVVAGKKESVKVAPPKAQKTHNTLGVAKNNEINLKKSMKKTPPTAPAEPKVDPVPEKPVSVQELKPPEQRVPAVEDIDKEQLGDPYANAEYAKEIFEYMREREEKFMLPDYMEKQTDISGDMRAILVDWMVEVQENFELNHETLYLAVKLVDHYLVEVVSMREKLQLIGSTAILIASKFEERCPPCVDDFLYICDDAYKREELIAMEMSILSTLKFDINIPIPYRFLRRFAKCARATMETLTLARFLCEMTLQEYDYARESPSKLAASCLLLALTMKNLGGWTPTLEYYSGYSAQDLHPLVKRLNFLLTYQPRDKLNAVRSKYSHRVFFEVAKVTPMDMLKLEETLTSS from the exons ATGG CTTGCTCACAGAGACCAAGGGAAAGGATGCCATTGCCACGCAATGCCAAGATGCTGACCACCAAGCAGTCCCGAGCAGGcaaggcaggtcctgctgcagAGAACGTCGATCCTGAGAAG GAGGAGAGCTGTCATGCTAAGCGGTCTTCATCCTCACCCCAGGGTGGGCCCAAGAAGAGATCAGCATTTGGAGACATCACCAAT GCTCGCAAGAACCAGGTGGTGGCAgggaagaaggagtcagtgaaggtTGCTCCACCCAAGGCGCAGAAGACACATAATACCTTAGGGGTGGCCAAGAACAACGAGATCAATCTAAAAAA GTCAATGAAGAAAACTCCCCcaacagctcctgcagagcccaaaGTGGATCCTGTGCCAGAGAAGCCAGTGTCTGTACAGGAACTGAAGCCCCCTGAGCAGAGG GTGCCAGCAGTGGAGGACATTGACAAGGAGCAGCTGGGTGACCCCTACGCCAATGCAGAGTATGCCAAGGAGATCTTTGAATACATGCGGGAAAGAGAG GAAAAATTCATGCTTCCTGACTACATGGAGAAGCAGACAGACATCAGTGGGGACATGCGTGCTATCCTTGTGGACTGGATGGTGGAGGTGCAG GAGAACTTTGAGCTGAACCATGAGACACTGTACCTGGCTGTGAAGCTAGTAGACCACTACCTGGTGGAGGTGGTGAGCATGagagagaagctgcagctcATCGGCTCCACTGCCATCCTCATTGCCTCCAAATTTGAG GAGCGGTGCCCACCATGTGTGGATGACTTCCTCTATATCTGTGATGATGCCTACAAGCGGGAGGAGCTTATTGCTATGGAGATGAGCATCCTCAGCACCCTCAAGTTCGACATCAACATCCCCATCCCCTACCGCTTCCTGCGCCGCTTTGCCAAG TGTGCCCGTGCCACCATGGAGACACTGACGCTGGCCCGCTTCCTCTGTGAGATGACCCTGCAGGAGTACGACTATGCCCGTGAGAGCCCGTCgaagctggctgccagctgcctgctgctggcacttACCATGAAGAACCTTGGGGGCTGG ACCCCTACACTGGAGTACTACAGTGGGTACAGTGCCCAGGACCTGCACCCCCTGGTGAAGAGGCTGAATTTCCTGCTCACATACCAGCCCCGTGACAAGCTGAATGCTGTGCGCAGCAAGTACTCACATAG GGTCTTCTTTGAGGTTGCCAAAGTCACCCCCATGGACATGCTCAAGCTCGAGGAGACACTCACTAGCTCCTAG